The following are encoded together in the Prionailurus viverrinus isolate Anna chromosome B3, UM_Priviv_1.0, whole genome shotgun sequence genome:
- the CB3H14orf132 gene encoding uncharacterized protein C14orf132 homolog — MDLSFMAAQLPMMGGAFMDSPNEDFSTEYSLFNSSTNVHAASNGQGQPEEPPRSSNDAVLLWIAIIATLGNIVVVGVVYAFTF; from the coding sequence CTGCCCATGATGGGAGGCGCCTTCATGGACTCGCCCAACGAGGACTTCAGCACGGAGTACTCTCTCTTTAACTCCTCCACCAACGTCCATGCGGCCTCCAACGGCCAGGGCCAGCCGGAGGAGCCTCCGCGGTCCTCCAACGACGCGGTCTTACTCTGGATTGCCATCATAGCGACACTGGGGAACATCGTGGTGGTTGGGGTGGTGTATGCCTTCACCTTCTGA